A single Blastopirellula retiformator DNA region contains:
- a CDS encoding Maf family protein — MYPSLILASGSPRRRELLTMAGIPFEVVLPADHAETDPVAGEPPRATVLRLAREKAADVAKRTAEGIVLAADTLAECDGLPLGKPRDRDHAREILQTLRGRDHTVLSAICLWRRPEDFIAQDVAESHLRMRMLSDEEIESYLDTGLWEGKAGAFGLQDRIDWIEVVSGSQSNVVGLPLELLAILLMNFHE; from the coding sequence ATGTATCCTAGCTTGATCCTGGCGAGCGGCTCTCCCAGACGGCGCGAATTGCTGACCATGGCCGGCATCCCGTTTGAGGTCGTCCTGCCCGCCGATCATGCCGAGACCGATCCCGTCGCTGGCGAACCGCCCCGCGCGACGGTGTTGCGATTGGCCCGCGAAAAAGCGGCCGATGTCGCAAAACGGACCGCAGAAGGAATCGTGCTGGCGGCGGACACGTTGGCCGAATGTGATGGACTCCCCTTGGGCAAACCGCGCGATCGTGATCATGCCCGCGAGATTTTGCAAACCTTGCGCGGTCGCGATCACACCGTATTATCCGCCATCTGCTTGTGGCGCCGGCCCGAAGATTTTATCGCCCAGGACGTCGCCGAGTCGCATCTGCGAATGCGGATGCTGAGCGACGAGGAAATCGAGTCGTACCTCGACACCGGCCTCTGGGAAGGAAAAGCGGGCGCCTTCGGTCTGCAAGATCGCATCGACTGGATCGAAGTGGTCAGCGGCAGCCAATCGAACGTCGTCGGCCTACCGCTAGAACTGCTGGCGATCTTGCTGATGAATTTTCATGAGTAG